In one Sphingobacterium daejeonense genomic region, the following are encoded:
- a CDS encoding carboxypeptidase regulatory-like domain-containing protein: MKNLYYYSLRGIIAIIFLSCFSLASYSQSLIKGAVTDQDGNPLEGITVSNQTQSQTTQTDLQGNFSITAKFLMYYYLPRSVMSPKR, translated from the coding sequence ATGAAAAACCTTTATTATTACTCATTGCGGGGGATTATTGCCATAATCTTTCTGAGTTGCTTCAGTTTAGCATCTTATTCGCAGTCCTTAATCAAAGGGGCAGTTACTGATCAGGATGGGAATCCATTGGAAGGTATTACTGTTTCTAATCAAACACAAAGTCAAACTACACAAACCGATTTACAAGGAAATTTCAGTATTACTGCGAAATTTCTGATGTACTATTATTTACCTCGATCGGTTATGAGTCCCAAACGATAA
- a CDS encoding FadR/GntR family transcriptional regulator translates to MIESIKHKGAVLRNPDVLGSLRKVFHPSILDNETLKDMFEMRLALEVGMADFIVNNITDEDLDELDNIANEIVSGDTAYPWQVEDEIKFHGKLYKISKNRILLELQEMLIPIFGICSPKWIARKGYCKGWNLSLIKN, encoded by the coding sequence TTGATTGAATCAATAAAACATAAAGGTGCTGTATTGCGTAATCCTGATGTATTAGGCTCTTTGAGAAAAGTATTCCATCCCTCAATATTGGATAATGAAACATTAAAGGATATGTTCGAAATGAGATTGGCTCTGGAAGTGGGAATGGCTGATTTTATAGTAAATAATATCACCGATGAAGATCTTGATGAATTGGACAACATCGCCAATGAAATTGTATCGGGTGACACTGCTTATCCTTGGCAAGTCGAAGATGAAATAAAATTCCACGGAAAATTATATAAGATATCAAAAAATAGAATTCTATTGGAATTACAGGAAATGCTCATTCCAATTTTTGGAATATGTTCACCAAAGTGGATTGCTAGAAAAGGATATTGTAAAGGGTGGAATTTATCTCTCATAAAGAATTAG
- a CDS encoding thiol-activated cytolysin family protein: MTLSFKRDLKPYTNAKQEITGSDNSPGWKCAIGKTSGTWASNQVIETNFAISKIFLDGVYQMKELVTGNANTVPYARKPLYLLVDSHHFQDASVKVENPYKHEIREVINKIIRSKDMPDIAFTHGSIKEFQSYSSLLTNFSGTGHFLGFGGSHDISFDSKRKTHKFYLECKQLYYTVSVSNTIKEPEDFFYIKEEDPNVEDAVPRNNIDPNWVFVDSVGYGRLLYLIFESDESYEGMEMDLEQYADYWLASAKVNESVQIKVQENNVSVQVVAMGGSPLIALSLTDSSPESIKKTIQDYLKGTNDEVPISYSLCTLDMHSVGTSIFVDYVSRQCHSSPTKYKIIWETLICEVNDDGGEGEDVKAMVRIRAFDKNNKDILDEDKFNQNMLKVIEKGLPYKDFFWTFTKGNEDNPLLLKQNKFITLNKAIRFPMKGDREIAKIGIRADILEYDSGPNDDFMDDHITLRINEIDPDEPIVLTCREEESVINFNFRIVPLYE, from the coding sequence GTGACACTTTCTTTCAAAAGAGACCTAAAGCCTTACACCAATGCGAAGCAAGAAATTACTGGTTCAGATAACTCACCAGGTTGGAAATGTGCTATTGGTAAAACTTCAGGAACTTGGGCGTCCAACCAAGTTATCGAAACAAATTTTGCCATATCCAAAATATTCTTGGATGGGGTTTACCAAATGAAAGAACTCGTAACTGGAAATGCCAATACTGTTCCGTATGCTAGAAAGCCATTATACCTATTAGTAGATAGCCATCATTTTCAGGACGCATCAGTAAAGGTAGAAAACCCTTATAAACATGAAATAAGAGAAGTAATCAATAAGATCATTCGCAGTAAAGATATGCCCGACATTGCTTTTACGCATGGCAGTATTAAGGAATTTCAATCTTACTCCTCCCTTTTGACAAACTTCAGTGGAACAGGTCACTTCTTGGGATTCGGGGGAAGTCATGACATTTCTTTCGATTCAAAAAGAAAAACCCATAAGTTTTACTTAGAATGTAAACAGTTGTACTATACAGTTAGCGTGAGCAACACTATAAAAGAACCTGAGGACTTCTTTTACATAAAAGAAGAAGATCCAAACGTGGAAGATGCAGTACCTAGAAATAATATTGACCCAAATTGGGTATTCGTCGATTCAGTAGGTTACGGAAGATTGTTGTATCTCATCTTTGAAAGCGACGAAAGTTACGAAGGAATGGAAATGGACTTGGAGCAGTATGCAGATTATTGGCTTGCATCTGCAAAAGTCAATGAATCTGTACAAATAAAGGTACAAGAAAACAATGTGTCCGTACAGGTTGTAGCAATGGGTGGTTCTCCCCTAATCGCATTAAGCTTAACAGACAGCTCCCCAGAAAGTATCAAAAAAACAATTCAAGATTATTTAAAGGGAACTAATGATGAAGTGCCGATTTCTTATTCCTTATGTACGCTGGACATGCATTCTGTAGGAACTAGCATTTTTGTGGACTACGTAAGCCGGCAATGCCATTCTTCACCAACTAAATATAAGATTATATGGGAGACATTAATCTGTGAAGTAAATGATGATGGTGGTGAAGGTGAAGATGTAAAGGCCATGGTAAGAATCAGAGCCTTCGACAAAAACAACAAGGATATTTTGGATGAGGACAAATTCAATCAGAATATGCTCAAGGTCATCGAAAAAGGACTGCCTTATAAAGATTTCTTTTGGACATTCACAAAAGGAAATGAAGACAACCCTCTTCTATTGAAACAAAATAAATTCATTACGCTGAACAAAGCAATTAGATTTCCAATGAAAGGAGATCGCGAGATAGCTAAAATAGGAATAAGAGCGGATATCTTAGAATATGACTCTGGACCAAATGATGACTTCATGGACGACCATATCACTTTGAGAATAAATGAAATCGATCCAGATGAACCTATTGTACTGACTTGTCGCGAAGAAGAATCGGTGATTAACTTTAATTTTAGAATTGTACCGCTCTATGAATAG
- a CDS encoding metallophosphoesterase — translation MLQLNAVILFLLDFYIFFALRATKIEFIRTRWFTILWWGYSISLLAGLFISFKFSIPLSVRSIILVAFFLTAVSKFIYAIVLIIDDLRRGGIWVGRLFSRGKGKDLEERIETLEEPLPEVPKKGISRSDFLLKSGIVVAALPMIPLAWGVISTAYDYRIRRQKLVLPNLPKEFHGMTIAQISDVHSGSFYNKKAVMGGVEMLLGEKPDVIFFTGDLVNNVASEMRDYQDIFSHLKADLGVYSTLGNHDYGDYYYGPGDSPAKRKNLQDLIETHKVMGWDLLMDENRTLKVGNEEISIVGVQNWGTGRFPKKGDLQKAMLGTDDKAVKLLLSHDPSHWRAQVLDTDIDVMFAGHTHGMQFGVRGENFQWSPAKYIYKEWAGLYTQGSSKLYVNTGYGFLGYPGRVGIAPEITIFELVKG, via the coding sequence ATGTTGCAACTAAACGCGGTTATACTATTTTTATTAGATTTTTATATCTTTTTTGCCTTAAGGGCGACGAAAATAGAGTTTATAAGAACAAGATGGTTCACTATTTTATGGTGGGGCTATTCTATTTCATTATTAGCCGGTCTGTTTATTTCATTTAAGTTTAGTATTCCTCTTTCTGTACGTTCGATTATTTTAGTAGCTTTTTTCCTTACTGCGGTAAGTAAATTTATATATGCTATCGTTCTTATAATAGATGATTTGCGTAGAGGAGGAATTTGGGTTGGCAGATTATTCTCTAGAGGTAAAGGTAAGGATTTGGAGGAGAGGATTGAGACCTTGGAGGAACCGTTGCCGGAGGTGCCTAAAAAGGGGATTTCTCGTTCGGATTTTTTGCTGAAGTCAGGAATCGTAGTTGCAGCCTTGCCGATGATTCCATTGGCTTGGGGAGTTATCTCTACGGCATATGATTATCGCATCAGACGTCAGAAACTAGTTTTGCCGAACTTGCCGAAGGAATTCCATGGAATGACTATTGCACAGATTTCGGATGTTCACTCAGGTTCATTCTATAATAAAAAAGCAGTGATGGGTGGCGTTGAGATGCTGTTGGGAGAGAAGCCTGACGTTATCTTTTTCACGGGTGACTTAGTGAATAATGTAGCTTCAGAAATGCGTGATTACCAAGATATCTTTTCTCATTTAAAAGCAGATTTGGGAGTGTATTCCACTTTAGGAAACCACGATTATGGAGATTATTACTACGGACCTGGAGACTCACCTGCAAAGCGTAAAAACCTGCAAGACCTTATCGAAACTCACAAAGTAATGGGTTGGGATCTTCTGATGGATGAAAATAGAACGTTGAAAGTTGGCAATGAGGAGATTTCCATCGTTGGGGTTCAGAACTGGGGGACAGGTAGATTTCCTAAAAAAGGTGATCTGCAGAAAGCTATGTTGGGTACTGATGATAAAGCTGTAAAACTATTGTTGTCTCATGATCCTTCACATTGGAGAGCACAGGTATTGGATACAGATATTGATGTTATGTTCGCTGGCCATACTCACGGTATGCAGTTTGGTGTCCGTGGCGAGAACTTCCAATGGAGTCCAGCAAAATATATCTACAAAGAATGGGCAGGATTGTATACTCAGGGATCATCCAAGCTTTATGTGAACACGGGTTACGGCTTTTTAGGTTATCCTGGACGAGTTGGTATTGCTCCTGAGATTACCATCTTTGAATTGGTTAAAGGATAG
- a CDS encoding ferrochelatase — MLISTIWAGYDHFLFSYHGLPVRQLGKIDPKKELKCPDFGCESCKKETNPYCYLSQCYATTRAVVEKLNIPEDKYTVCFQSRLGKTPWIQPYTSDTLHNLAKEGKKKLLVFSPAFVADCIETLDEIQVEYANEFKDMGGEEVHMVESLNDNPKWIEALKRMVLENGN, encoded by the coding sequence ATGCTCATAAGCACGATCTGGGCGGGTTATGATCACTTTTTGTTCAGTTATCATGGGTTACCAGTTCGTCAGTTGGGCAAGATCGATCCAAAGAAAGAATTGAAGTGTCCTGATTTTGGGTGCGAAAGTTGTAAGAAAGAAACTAACCCCTACTGTTATTTGTCTCAGTGCTATGCGACCACGAGGGCAGTGGTTGAGAAACTGAATATACCCGAGGATAAGTATACGGTTTGTTTTCAGTCCAGATTGGGAAAGACACCATGGATCCAGCCATATACATCTGACACTTTGCACAATTTAGCAAAGGAAGGAAAGAAGAAACTTTTGGTTTTCAGTCCTGCTTTCGTTGCAGATTGCATTGAGACCTTGGATGAGATTCAGGTTGAGTATGCCAATGAGTTTAAGGATATGGGAGGAGAAGAGGTTCATATGGTCGAGAGTTTAAACGATAATCCAAAATGGATTGAAGCACTGAAACGGATGGTGCTGGAAAACGGAAATTAA
- the hemH gene encoding ferrochelatase: MSKRAKKGVLLVQLGTPNSPTTGEVKKYLTEFLMDPRVMDIPYVSRTLLVKGIIVPRRASKSAETYSTIWSEENGSPLMHYSIRQQKKLQEELGEDYHVELAMRYQEPSIPNALKNLEGMFLDSLVVIPLFPQYASATTGSVIDRVMELMRGWQYFPKVSFVSSYCDNPLMVDVIAEHAHKHDLGGL, from the coding sequence ATGAGTAAAAGAGCTAAAAAGGGTGTTTTGTTGGTACAATTGGGTACTCCAAATTCACCCACTACCGGTGAAGTGAAGAAGTATCTTACGGAATTTTTGATGGATCCTCGCGTGATGGACATACCTTATGTTTCAAGGACGTTATTGGTTAAAGGCATTATTGTACCCAGGAGAGCTTCTAAGTCCGCAGAAACTTATTCTACAATCTGGTCCGAAGAGAATGGATCACCATTAATGCACTATAGCATTCGTCAACAAAAGAAACTCCAGGAAGAGTTGGGTGAAGATTATCATGTTGAGTTGGCAATGCGTTATCAAGAACCTTCTATTCCTAATGCCCTAAAGAATCTTGAAGGCATGTTTTTGGACTCCCTGGTTGTCATTCCCTTATTTCCACAATATGCTTCAGCTACTACCGGTTCGGTAATCGATCGCGTGATGGAATTAATGCGTGGGTGGCAATACTTTCCGAAAGTAAGTTTCGTTAGTAGTTACTGCGATAACCCCTTGATGGTTGATGTGATTGCGGAGCATGCTCATAAGCACGATCTGGGCGGGTTATGA
- a CDS encoding 4-hydroxy-3-methylbut-2-enyl diphosphate reductase encodes MSKNLQVTIDKDSGFCFGVVYAIDMAEEILGEDGYLYCLGDIVHNDEEVARLKAKGLRIISHDELPNLQNEKVLIRAHGEAPETYKTALENNITLIDASCPVVLKLQNRIKTSFDGDEKILIFGKHGHAEVIGLQGQTNNEAIVFQDIAELDSVELPSSFTLYSQTTKSVDRFYEIKDELIRRGYEVKANDTICRQVSNRYEDLGNFAKQYDKIVFVSGKKSSNGKVLFDVCKNINPNTYFVSDSEELDSQIFGVNETVGICGATSTPMWLMKKVKDTIESF; translated from the coding sequence ATGTCTAAGAACTTGCAAGTAACTATAGATAAGGATTCAGGCTTTTGTTTTGGCGTAGTTTACGCGATAGATATGGCTGAAGAGATCCTCGGGGAAGATGGTTATCTATACTGTCTTGGGGATATTGTGCACAATGATGAGGAGGTTGCTAGACTTAAAGCAAAAGGATTGCGCATTATTTCGCATGATGAACTACCTAACTTGCAGAACGAGAAAGTGCTGATCCGTGCTCACGGAGAGGCTCCAGAAACCTATAAGACTGCTTTAGAAAACAATATTACTTTAATAGATGCTTCTTGTCCTGTTGTTTTAAAACTTCAGAACCGCATTAAGACTTCTTTTGATGGTGATGAGAAAATCTTGATTTTTGGAAAACATGGCCATGCTGAAGTGATTGGGTTGCAGGGGCAAACCAATAATGAAGCTATCGTTTTTCAGGATATCGCTGAGTTAGATTCAGTTGAATTGCCTTCTTCATTTACACTATATAGCCAAACGACCAAGAGTGTTGATCGTTTTTATGAAATTAAGGATGAGTTGATTCGTCGTGGTTATGAAGTCAAAGCAAACGATACTATTTGCAGGCAGGTTTCAAACCGTTATGAAGATCTTGGGAATTTTGCTAAACAATATGATAAGATTGTTTTTGTTTCCGGGAAGAAGTCTTCTAACGGCAAGGTTTTATTTGATGTTTGCAAAAACATAAATCCGAATACCTACTTTGTTTCAGATTCTGAAGAGCTTGATTCACAGATTTTTGGTGTCAATGAGACGGTTGGTATTTGTGGTGCTACATCTACCCCTATGTGGTTAATGAAAAAAGTAAAGGATACGATCGAATCCTTTTAA
- a CDS encoding DUF3823 domain-containing protein — MKRLLYAIIATALFIQGCGKDNYDEPQSVITGKVTFNGVPLNVKGTGEAVQLKLFQPGYQLKAEVPVYVGQDGTFKIKIFDGQYKLVGRNNNGPWVNATDTLDINLNGNTEVNYEVNPYYLVENTKLSISGDNKLSGSFSIVKNVATANMSYYTVLVSKTAFVDDVSNFYRKDYDTATGSVINVSEDLSNNETAKSATALFARVGVRATAADQAIYSEVIKIR, encoded by the coding sequence ATGAAAAGATTACTATATGCGATAATCGCGACAGCTTTGTTTATTCAAGGTTGTGGAAAGGATAATTATGATGAGCCCCAATCAGTGATTACAGGGAAGGTGACTTTCAATGGGGTTCCGTTGAATGTTAAGGGCACCGGTGAGGCGGTTCAACTCAAGTTGTTTCAGCCTGGGTATCAGTTAAAAGCGGAGGTACCTGTTTATGTTGGTCAAGATGGTACATTTAAGATCAAAATTTTTGATGGTCAATATAAGCTTGTGGGACGAAATAACAACGGTCCATGGGTCAATGCAACCGATACGTTGGACATCAATCTGAACGGTAATACAGAAGTGAACTATGAGGTTAATCCTTATTACTTGGTAGAGAACACGAAGTTGAGCATTTCTGGCGACAATAAATTGTCTGGAAGCTTCTCAATTGTGAAAAATGTTGCTACTGCAAACATGTCTTATTACACGGTATTGGTTAGTAAGACTGCTTTTGTGGACGACGTTTCTAACTTTTACCGTAAAGATTATGACACAGCTACCGGCAGTGTAATAAATGTTTCGGAGGACTTAAGTAACAATGAAACTGCCAAGTCAGCTACAGCATTATTTGCTAGAGTTGGTGTTCGAGCTACTGCTGCCGATCAAGCAATTTATTCAGAGGTTATAAAAATTAGATAA
- a CDS encoding RagB/SusD family nutrient uptake outer membrane protein — translation MKRFSNKYKALILLALFSASCNKILDQNPDQILTEQQVYTDEIMIKSVLANYYGRVQWGQSTDDSYTFTILDEAGKSDGGPDNIQTYSDTQWRVYDYTLIRNINQFLAGLRASSTIAEDKRAGYEAEARFLRAWIYFNMAKGLGGMPIVGDEVFDYVPGMDITALQYPRSTEAGIYDYVISEVDAIVGNMTDVPATKAARANKWAALMLKARAAIYAGSIANYNNKMTSPIRTSGGEVGIPASEAPKYYQLALDASEQVINSGKYNLMLKKPEDLSRNFYEAINIKENNTEVIWAKDYIYPGLTVGFTRVNIPASHAEDIDRAYAGPILNLVEDFEYKNSRNGELKTKDASGNYIFYNSPLDLFKDKDPRLAGTVILPGADFKGETVVLQAGQKVLQNGVYVNKTGDLGSTDANGLITSENGPITSNVQYVNKTGFFFRKFLDETPLASTRGRNSDLWYPRFRFAEAVLIASEAAFELGNTAKGLTYINQVRARAGLPALTSMTINDIVQERRVEFAFENHRYWDLKRFRLADKIWNGSNQNPKAMHYALFPYKVVAPGTANHGKWVFDKQQFNNSPNPRFFQMKHYYNFIDQAWIDNNPKIVRNPFQ, via the coding sequence ATGAAAAGATTTTCAAACAAATATAAAGCGCTTATTCTCCTTGCTTTGTTTTCTGCGAGTTGTAATAAGATTTTAGATCAGAATCCGGATCAGATTTTAACGGAACAACAAGTTTATACCGACGAGATTATGATCAAGTCTGTGTTGGCAAATTATTATGGCAGAGTTCAGTGGGGTCAGAGTACTGATGATTCCTACACTTTTACCATACTTGATGAGGCTGGCAAATCGGATGGTGGTCCTGATAATATCCAAACTTATTCTGATACCCAATGGCGAGTTTATGACTATACATTGATACGTAATATCAACCAGTTTTTGGCTGGCTTACGTGCAAGCTCGACTATTGCTGAGGATAAACGTGCTGGATATGAGGCTGAGGCGAGATTCTTAAGGGCCTGGATATACTTCAATATGGCGAAAGGTCTTGGCGGTATGCCGATTGTTGGCGATGAGGTGTTTGATTATGTCCCAGGGATGGATATTACAGCTTTGCAATACCCACGATCTACAGAAGCAGGGATCTACGATTATGTGATCTCTGAGGTGGATGCCATTGTAGGTAATATGACTGATGTGCCGGCTACAAAGGCAGCACGCGCGAATAAATGGGCAGCATTAATGTTAAAGGCAAGAGCAGCAATTTATGCAGGTTCTATTGCTAATTACAACAATAAGATGACTAGTCCGATTCGTACTTCAGGTGGTGAAGTTGGAATTCCGGCTTCTGAAGCACCAAAATATTATCAATTGGCTTTGGATGCTTCTGAGCAAGTTATCAACAGTGGTAAATATAACCTTATGTTGAAAAAGCCTGAGGATTTAAGTCGGAACTTTTATGAAGCAATTAATATCAAAGAGAATAATACAGAAGTAATTTGGGCTAAGGATTATATTTATCCGGGGTTAACTGTTGGCTTTACGAGAGTTAATATTCCGGCTTCACATGCTGAAGATATCGATAGAGCTTATGCTGGTCCTATCTTAAACTTGGTGGAGGATTTTGAATATAAAAATTCAAGGAATGGAGAATTAAAGACCAAAGATGCTTCTGGCAATTATATTTTCTATAATTCACCTTTGGATTTGTTCAAAGATAAGGATCCTCGTTTAGCAGGGACTGTTATTTTGCCAGGTGCGGATTTTAAAGGTGAAACTGTAGTGCTTCAAGCAGGGCAAAAAGTGTTGCAGAATGGTGTTTATGTGAATAAGACTGGTGATTTAGGATCTACTGATGCAAACGGACTTATTACATCTGAAAATGGACCTATCACTTCCAACGTTCAATATGTCAATAAGACTGGTTTCTTTTTCAGGAAATTTTTGGATGAAACTCCATTGGCTTCTACGCGTGGTCGTAACAGTGACCTTTGGTACCCTAGATTTAGATTTGCGGAAGCTGTTTTGATTGCTTCAGAAGCCGCATTTGAGTTAGGCAATACGGCTAAAGGATTAACTTATATCAATCAAGTTAGAGCACGTGCCGGTTTACCAGCATTGACCTCGATGACCATCAATGATATTGTTCAGGAACGTAGGGTTGAATTTGCCTTTGAGAACCATAGATATTGGGATTTAAAACGTTTTAGACTTGCGGACAAGATTTGGAACGGTTCTAATCAGAATCCAAAAGCCATGCATTATGCTTTATTTCCATATAAAGTTGTAGCACCTGGCACTGCCAATCACGGGAAATGGGTTTTTGACAAGCAACAATTCAATAACTCACCAAACCCAAGATTCTTCCAGATGAAACATTATTATAATTTCATTGATCAGGCTTGGATTGATAATAATCCTAAGATTGTTAGGAATCCATTTCAATAA